A window of the Oncorhynchus mykiss isolate Arlee chromosome 15, USDA_OmykA_1.1, whole genome shotgun sequence genome harbors these coding sequences:
- the LOC110499840 gene encoding troponin I, slow skeletal muscle isoform X2, whose translation MNPKLIDKPKSKITASRKLSLKIMLLTRAMEQLEQETQDRDEEKLSYLGERLPPLQFSGLSLAELQDLCKQLHGKIDVVDEERYDCEAKVTKHNKDIHELKLKVQDLGGKFKKPALRKVRVSADEMMRALLGTKHKGSMDLRSNLKSVKKEDTNKDKDKVLTSEVTDWRKNVEAMSGMEGRKKMFDASGGQ comes from the exons ATGAATCCCAAGTTAATTGACAAG CCGAAGTCGAAGATTACGGCTTCGCGTAAGCTCTCCCTGAAG ATCATGCTGCTTACCAGGGCGATGGAGCAGCTGGAACAGGAGACGCAGGACAGGGATGAGGAGAAACTGAGCTACCTGGGAGAGCGACTGCCCCCCTTGCAGTTCTCTGGACTGTCATTGGCTGAGCTACAG GACCTATGCAAGCAGCTCCATGGAAAGATAGATGTGGTAGATGAGGAGAGATACGACTGTGAGGCCAAAGTGACCAAGCACAACAAAGAT ATCCATGAGTTGAAGCTGAAGGTGCAGGACTTAGGAGGGAAGTTTAAGAAGCCCGCCCTGAGGAAGGTGCGCGTCTCTGCAGACGAGATGATGAGAGCTTTGCTGGGAACCAAACACAAAGGCTCTATGGACCTCAGGTCCAACCTCAAGTCTGTCAAGAAGGAAGACACCAACAAGGACAAAGACAAG GTGCTCACGTCTGAGGTGACCGACTGGCGTAAGAATGTGGAGGCCATGTCTGGCATGGAGGGCCGCAAGAAGATGTTTGACGCATCTGGCGGCCAGTAA
- the LOC110499840 gene encoding troponin I, slow skeletal muscle isoform X1, with product MADDEEQDKPRPMNPKLIDKPKSKITASRKLSLKIMLLTRAMEQLEQETQDRDEEKLSYLGERLPPLQFSGLSLAELQDLCKQLHGKIDVVDEERYDCEAKVTKHNKDIHELKLKVQDLGGKFKKPALRKVRVSADEMMRALLGTKHKGSMDLRSNLKSVKKEDTNKDKDKVLTSEVTDWRKNVEAMSGMEGRKKMFDASGGQ from the exons ATGGCTGATGA TGAG GAGCAAGACAAACCCAGGCCAATGAATCCCAAGTTAATTGACAAG CCGAAGTCGAAGATTACGGCTTCGCGTAAGCTCTCCCTGAAG ATCATGCTGCTTACCAGGGCGATGGAGCAGCTGGAACAGGAGACGCAGGACAGGGATGAGGAGAAACTGAGCTACCTGGGAGAGCGACTGCCCCCCTTGCAGTTCTCTGGACTGTCATTGGCTGAGCTACAG GACCTATGCAAGCAGCTCCATGGAAAGATAGATGTGGTAGATGAGGAGAGATACGACTGTGAGGCCAAAGTGACCAAGCACAACAAAGAT ATCCATGAGTTGAAGCTGAAGGTGCAGGACTTAGGAGGGAAGTTTAAGAAGCCCGCCCTGAGGAAGGTGCGCGTCTCTGCAGACGAGATGATGAGAGCTTTGCTGGGAACCAAACACAAAGGCTCTATGGACCTCAGGTCCAACCTCAAGTCTGTCAAGAAGGAAGACACCAACAAGGACAAAGACAAG GTGCTCACGTCTGAGGTGACCGACTGGCGTAAGAATGTGGAGGCCATGTCTGGCATGGAGGGCCGCAAGAAGATGTTTGACGCATCTGGCGGCCAGTAA